AGTTTAGATTCTATAAAGCTAGTAGATTCTATGATTAAAAATCATAAAAATATGGGCAAGGGTATTTTGTATATCACTAGAAGTTGGGAAGAAGCATTGAGGATTGGCGATAAAATATCTGTGATTATTAATGGGGAGTTGGAACATACATTTGAATCTTCAGTTATAAGAAATAATCCTAAAATACTTTTACAGTATATTGTTGGAACTGATAATAGTAATAAGGATTTGTATCTATTTCCTAATTATCAAGAAGACAATCAACTGATTGATTCTGTCTTTGAAGCTACAGAATACTTGACTTCAGAATATGAATTAAATGATATCTTAAATTTTTTGGCAGAAAATACTGCAAAAGCAACAAGAGCAGATGCATGTGAAATATCTTTAATTGATGAAGAAACTTCTACCATAATAGATAAATCTATTTATAAAAATAGTGAAACTATTGAATTTATTCCTAATGAAGCTGAAATATTAAAATTAATTGATGAGGAAAAGGTTTATTATTTTACGAAAAGAGATAAAGGCTTTGAAAGATTTTTTAAACTAACTAACGATATTTGTAGTCTAATTTGCGTTCCATTTTATATAAGATCACGATTAGGTGGAATTATTCAAATTTATTATAAAGATTATCATTTGTATACTGAAGAAGAAATAAAGTATTTAGAAACAATCGCTCATCAAACTGCTTTGGCTATTCATAACACCAAATTAATGGGGAATTCAGTCTTATTAAAAGAAAGCCATCATAGAATAAAGAATAATTTACAATCAATCATTAGCTTAATGTCGATATATAAAATGTCTTTTGAAAAAAACTCTCAAAAAGAAGTAAGTGAAATGCTTGATGATCTAATTTCCAAAATTAAAAGTATAGCAGCTGTTCATGATTTGCTATCGAAGGATAAGTTGGGAAGAAGTATTATTAATTTAAATGAAATGATAATTCAGATTATAAAATTTATGAGACGAACTAAAGATAAAATTGAGTTTGAATATGATTTAGATAATATTTTTGTTTCATACAGCAAAGCTTCGGCTATTGCGCTTGTGGTAAATGAAATTGTAACTAATAGTTTAAAGTACGCTTTTCTTGAAAAAGATAAAGGGAAAATTTCGATTATTTGTAAGCAAAGCAACGAAAGCATAAGCATAGAAGTCTCAGACAACGGTAAAGGGTTTCCAAAAAATTTTCAGATTACAAAAAATAAGGGGATAGGACTATCAATTGTATATTCAATAGTCACCAAACAATTAGGCGGAAAAATAAGAACAGAAAATGATCATGGAGCTAAAGTTTACATAGAGATACCTTTTAAACAAGATAAAGCAACTATTTTTGAAGAAACAATCGAAAAAGTTTGAAAATATTGGGGGTTATTTCATGAAAGAATTAAAAATAGTAATAGCTGAAGATGAGACCCTTATACTAATGGGACTAAAAAGTAATTTAGAAAGTTTAGGTCATAAAGTCGTTGGGGAAGCATCAAATGGCAAGGAACTAATTGATATTGTTTTAGAGCGAAAACCTGACTTAATAATTGCTGACATTAATTTACCAATATTAGGTGGACTAGAAGCATTAGAAATAATAAATCAAAAGATGGATGTACCTTCTTTAATTGTAAGTGGATACGATGATGAAGAATTAATTCAAAGAGCCACAGAAATTGGAGTTTTGGGATATCTTATAAAACCTATAGACGAATCAGACTTAAAAGCTGCAATAGAAATTGTAATTTCAAGATTTGAGGATATTAAGAAATTGAAAGAAGAACTTGATGAAACCAAAGAAGCTTTAGAATCTCGAAAAATAATGGAAAGGGCGAAAGGAATAGTTATGGAACGATTGCAATTAAAAGAAGATGAAGCAATGAGATTCTTACAGAAAAAAAGCAGAAATTCAAATAAAAAGTTAGTAGAAGTTGCAAATGAAATTATTGAGGCTGATAAGGCTTTTAGATTGGAATAAAAATACTTCTTTCTTATTATTAATAACGTCAAAGGCAATAAGTCTTTGACGTTATTAGGTAAAATATAATTATTTCCCACTTCCAACTGTTAACCCTTTAACCAAATTATTTTGTACTAAAAGCCCAAATAATATCATTGGTATAACAGTTATTAAGGCTGCTGCACTCATTACACCCCAATCCACATTTTTTTCACTTACAAACATATTAACAAGAACCGGTAAAGTACGTGTTTCTTGACCCGTCAATACTAAAGCAAATAAAAATTCATTCCAAGATATCAGAGCACATAGAATAGATGTTGCTGAAATTCCTGGTAAAACTAAAGGAAGAACAATTTTTCTCAAGGCTTCAAATCTTGTACATCCATCTATTCTTGCTGCTTCTTCTAAAGATTCTGGGATTTCCGAGAAGAATCCTTGCATCATCCAAATAGCAAAAGGTACACTGAAAAAAGAACAAGCAATAATAATTGGTATATATGTTCCTGAAAGGTTAAGGTAACGTGATATCAAGAAAAAAGGCAAAACCATAACAACTGGTGGTGTCATACGAGCCAATAATATAATAAAAGACAAAAGATTGGCATGTTTCCATTTAAATCTTGCAAGTCCATAAGCAGCAGGAATTCCAAGAATTAAAGCTAAAATTGTCGAAGATGTTGTAACTAATACACTATTGAAAAATGTTCTGACAAATTCAGTGTTACTGAAAAAGATCTTGTAATTTCTTAAAGTAAAATTTTCCGGGATCCATTTTGGAGGTATTGTAAATTGTTCTAAAGGTGCTTTGAAGGATGAAAAAATAATCCATATAAGAGGATAAAGAGTCCAAATTAAGGCTATGATTACAATTATCAATGATACGATCTTTATAATTATGTTTTTATTCATTGCTATCCCATCCTATCAATTTCATATAAATTAAAGTAAAAATTATTGCGAGAAAAAAAGAAATCAAATTGATTGTTGAAGAATATCCCATTTGATAAGATTGAAAAGCTAATCTATAACCATAAAAAGACAAAGTTTCTGTGGTTGAGCCCGGACCGCCGCCGGTCATAATAAAAATAGTATCAAATACCCTAAGTGATGTTAAAGTCCTTATTACAACAGCTACCATTATGGAAGATCTAAGTAATGGTAAAGTTATATAGAAAAACCTTTGTATGGCTGAAGCTCCATCCACATATGCTGCTTCATAAGGTTCTTGTGGAAGTGCTTTTAAACCAGCTAATAAGACTAAAGTTACAAAGGGTGTGTATTCCCAAACATCTGCCAGGATTATCATAAACATTGCTGTTGTTGGATTAGCTAATAAAGGGTTTTCAGTTATTGATGTTAAACCAAGGTTGATTAAAAGATGAGGTAAAGGTCCGTAATCATTATTCACAATAAATTTCCACGTAAAGCCTACAACAACAGGAGCTATCATAAAAGGTATCAGTATTATCGACTGAACAATCTTCCATCCTTTAAATTCGGTGTTTAGGGAGAGAGCTAATGAAAAACCAAAAATTAGTTCCAAAAGAACAGAAATAATTACAAAGTAAAAAGTCCTTCCAATGGTTTCCCAGGTAAAGGGATTTTTTAAAGCTTGTAAGTAATTTTGAAATCCTACAAATTTTATTCCCAAATCTGGTCTCAAAAGGTTCCAAGAGAAAAATGAAATTACTAAAGTGTATACAATTGGTATCAAAAAAATTAGTAATATAAAAAGAAGAGACGGTAGAATATATTGTATATGATTAAAATTTTTTCTTTCTGACAAATTGAGAATCCTCCTTTTGAACTAAAAGCCCCGAACCAGCGGGGCTTTTATTCAATAATAACCGTGTTCTTTCATTAATTTATATACCCCATCAGCAGCGTCATTTAGAGCTCTTTCAGCAGTTTTTGAGCCACTTAAATATTCAGAAACAGCAGGAGCAATGTAATCATTTATAATAGCATTACCTTCCGGAATTAGGGGCACCATAGGTGTAGGAATAGAATTTTCCATAGCTTCTGAAAACCCTTCTAACCAAGGAAATTTTGCTCTTAATTCTTCGTCATTTATTGAAGAAAATCTTGCTGGTATATTACCATAAGGTGCTGCTTTAACTTCATTTTTAGTATCTGTTACAAACTTTATCCATTCTAGTGCTTGATCCTTGTTTTTACTTGCTGAGCTAACAGTGAACCCCCATGAAATATACAACATTGGCAATTTTTCATCTTTCAATTCTTCTGGCCTTGGGAATCCAACAAAAGAAGCTTTACCAACAACTCTTGAGGTTTCTGGATTTTCAGTATACAACATTGCTGTAGTCCAAATCTCAGCCATTGCACTTCTACCTTGAGTAAATTCTGTCAAAGCGTCTTGAAAAACATAAGTTTTAGCTGAAGGATTTGCATATTTAAACATTTCTCCAACCTCTTGCAATGCTTCAATTCCTTCCTTCGAATTAAAGATGGGTTTCATTTCCGAATCTAATAGATTCCCACCTCTTGCCCATAATCGTTGTAAAAAGTGTGTTGCAAGGAATATGCTTCTTTGTCCCATCAGTGTTACTCCATACAATTCTGGGGGACGATAGAAAAACTCAGCAATATCTCTATATTGTTCGAGAGTTTTAGGGGGAGCAAGCTCATATCCATATTTTTCTTGAAAAGCTGTTTTTTCTTTAGGATCATTGAACAGATCTGTACGATACACTATTCCTCCCAGTTCATTCATATAAGGAATATAGTACAAATTACCATTTTGCCAACCATTGTCTATTCCTGAAATATCTTCTAAATTTAATTCTTCATATCCTGAAAGCTTGTTTATTGGATAAATGTAACCTGCTGTGGCAAGTGCTGGATACCAAAGCATAGAAATGTATGGTACATCAAAATCAACTCTTCCAGATGTAAAAGTTAGCATTAGTTGATCAAAGTAGTTTGCATACGGGAATTGCTGGATTGTGGCTTTTATTCCTGTTTCCTTCTGAAAGTCATTCATGACAGTTTTCCAAGCTTCGGTGTGAATTCCTACTTCGCTCACCAATTTCACTTGCGAAAAGATACTTGAAACAATTAGCAAACATGTGAGCATTAACACAAAAACTTTTCTTTTAACCATTTTTAACACCTCCTAATAAAGATTCACTTTGTACTTACTTTAGAAATTCCAAAACTTAAGTTTTGCCCATTTTTTGGTTTTAAATTTATTCAAAAACTCCTCATCACTTCTAATCCTCATTAACTATGAATTTCTTTAACCTTTTCGATACTTTTACCGAGGAAGAGGTGAGGGCTCTGCCCTGGACCTGTCATAAATTCAAATGCTTATTTTCTGAAAATTTTCCATTCCAAAGTCTCTAAAGATTCATCTTGATACAATTTTTTAACCGTTTTTAAAGTAATGTTTATAGCGTTACTTGTTGCTTCTTTTATTAGATCTCTTGCAGTATCAGGAACACTTAAATCAACTTTTTCTTTCTTCGATTGCTTGAATCTATTAGCGTAACAAATTCCTATAAATCCAGATTTTATTCCTCTTAAGCTTGATACAACAAAAAGTGCTGAAGCTTCCATGTCCATAGAAATAACTCTACATCTACCCCATCTTTGAAAATATTCCGGATCTCTGTTGTAAAAGCAAGAATGGCTCCAATTTATTCCAGTCTTATAATTTATTTTTAACTCTTTTGAACTTAATGTGAGATTTAAATAAACCTCTGGTGAAGCTGCCGCGGGAAAATTTTCATCTACATAATAATTGCTTGCACCGTCGTCTCTAACAGAAGCGTAAGGAATTACGATATCTCCTTCCTCAATTTCTTCTTGCAATCCAGCAACACTCCCAATTCTAATCAATACCTTTGCTCCTATGTTTATTAGTTCTTCATAAACTATACTTGCCGATGGACCTCCCATTCCTGTTGAAGTTACAGATACAGGGTAACCTTCATAATTTCCTGTATATGTTATCAAACCTCTATTTTCAGCAATTTTTTTAGGATTATCTATTTTTTCAACTATGCTTTGTACTCTCCCTTGATCCCCAGGAACTATAACAATTGGTGCAATGTCTCCAGGACCACACTTTATATGGTATTGTCTTTGGTTTTCTAAACCATTTGGAAGTCTGAAATCTTGCTTAAACACTATTTTTCCTCCTTTTAAAAATTAGATTTTTCTTCTGAATACACTTAGTTTGAAAACAGAGGTATTTATATAATCCAAAGAATAAAGTAAAGGGATGTTATTCTCATCATAATGAACTTCTAAAAGAAGTGTTATAGCTTTTTTCTCAGGTACTTTTAAAAGAGCAGAAAGATATTTATTTGCTTCTATTGCTTCTATTTCTGCAATGGCATGTTTTATAGGTCTCATAAAATACTTATCTAAAAAAGAAAAAATTTCTTCTTCTCTTGATTTTTCATTTTTTAAAACCGAAAGAATCGCTTCTCTTCCTCCCGGTATTCTATTAACTACCATGTATGTTTCTGCATATATTACTGGTATATCATCAGCGGTATAGAGCCTTTTAATTTTTATTAAAGGTTCATTTTTGTCTATTTTCAATGTTTTAGAAATAGGAGGAGTTGCTTTCACTTCTTCAAATTCATTTAAAATAAGCTTAGGAGTTCTTCCAGAAGTGGATATAATGTTATATACCCCCCTCAAATAGTCCAACCCTGTTTGAACAATACCTTCCTTTTTTACTACGAACGTACCTAATCCCTGTTTTCTAATAATTAAACCTTCTCTCTCCAAACTTACCAAAACTTCTCTAATTAATGTTCTGCTTACCCCAAAATTATTACACAGTTCTTGCTGAGAAGGAATTTTGTATCCTTCTGGGAGCTGCAAAATCTCTTTCCTTAGTTCGCTCAAAACTTCCTTAAATAATGATCTCCCTGCTTTTGAAAACATTTATCAACCTCCTCGTATTAATATTAATAAAATATATATATTATATTAAAATTAAACAACATATCATACGTCATATCTTTCATTTTATTATAACTTTTTCTTCTTTATTTAGCAAATTTGACTATCTGTAATCTGAAACGATTAAAGTAAATTAAAGTTTTCTAATAACAATTATGATAAAATTTCTTAAGAATAGCCTTTCTTATAATTAATTAACTCTTTTTAAAAATATTTATGCTATAATGAATAAAAAAATAATCTTCAGAATTGAAAAAATTAGCAATTATGGAGGTAATGTACATGAAATTAGTTAGATTTAAAACAAATGATAAGATAAGTTTTGGATCATTAGAAGGTAGTAAAATTCAGGTTATTCATGGCGATATTTTTGGTGATTTTGAAATAACTAATGAAGAATATAATCTTTCAGAAGTAAAATTATTGTCTCCTTGTACTCCAAGCAAAATAGTTTGTGTTGGCTTAAATTATCGTGATCATGCTGAAGAAATGAAAGACAACCTCCCAACGGAACCGATTATTTTTATAAAACCTTCGACCGCTGTTATAGGACCCAATGAAAATATAAAATATCCATCGATGAGTAAGCAAGTTGATTATGAAGCAGAACTGGGTATAGTAATTAAAGACAAAATAAGAAATTTAAAAATAGAAGAGGTTAATAAACACGTTTTGGGTTACACATGCTTCAATGATGTAACTGCTCGGGATTTACAGAAAAAAGACGGGCAATGGACACGAGCAAAATCTTTTGATACTTTTGCACCTTTTGGGCCAGCTATTGTAACTAATATAGATGCAAGTAACTTAAATATACAACTTTTATTAAATGGAGAAATAAAACAAAATTCTAATACTAACAAGTTGATATTTTCTATAGAAACCCTTGTCAGTTTTATTTCAAAAATAATGACTCTTTTGCCAGGTGATATAATAGCAACTGGAACACCTTCAGGTGTAGGCCCCATGAAAGTTGGAGACAAAATAGAAGTTAGAATAGAAAATATTGGTATTTTAGAAAATTATGTTGTATAATTTTTTGTTTATTATCTTTCTTTTGTAAATTCTGTTTTGTATTCCATGATATTGTTCAATATACTTTCGTTATCTCGCCATTTTTCTTTAACTCTTACGTAAAGATCGAGATAGACCTTTTGTTCAAATAATTCCTCAATATCTTTTCTTGCCAATTCTCCTATTTTTTTTATCATAGCTCCATTTTTACCAATTATTATAGGTTTTTGGCTTTTTCTTTCAACGTATATCTCTGCTCTTACATATAAAACACCGTTTTCTCTTTCTTTTAGTTCTTCAACAACAACACCTGTTGAATGTGGAACTTCTTCTTTTGTTAAAAGGAAGATTTTTTCTCTTATCAATTCGGAAATAATGAATCGTGAAGGCTTATCAGTTATCATATCTTCGGGATAATATTGCGGACCATAAGGTAAATGATCTATTATAATTTGCTTTAGTAAGCTTAAATTCTCACCTGTTAAAGCTGAAACACCTAAACTTTCAAAAATATTACCACATATGTTTCTTAATTCTTCTGATATTTTTTGAATTTTACCTCTATCTTTCAACTGATCTATCTTGTTAATGACTAATATAGTAGGAACCTTGGAAGCATTAATTACTTCCGCTGCTCTTAGATCGGAATCTCTTATACCTTCTTTGGCATCAACAACAAAAAGTATTAAATCAATTCCTCTTAAGGCATTAACTGCTATATTTAACATATATTCGCCTATTTTTCTAAGTGGTTTGTGAATACCTGGTGTATCAACAAAAACTATTTGGTAGTTATCTTCTGTCAAAATACAATTTATTCTATTTCTTGTAGTTTGTGGTTTTTCAGAGACAATGACAACCTTTTGACCCATTAAAGCATTTATTAATGTCGATTTTCCAACATTAGGTTTTCCTGCTACAGTAACAAAGCCGCTTTTAAAGGTGTTTTCTTGCATGTTTCCTCCTATAATTATTTTATATTTTTTACTCACTTTAAAAATTCTAAAAAGCTTTTTTATGTATATTTTATCGTTTAACTCTTTATAAAATACCTCTTATAACTCTAATCCTTACTAACTATGAATCCATTTAACTTCTTTGCTCCGTGTAGCGAAAGAGAGAGGGAGGGCTCCGCCCGGGACCCGTTTTAAATTCAAATACTTATTTTTAGAAAATTATCATTTCTAAAGTCCTTATCTAATCCTTACTAACTATGAATCCATTTAACTTCTTTGCTACGTGTAGCTAAAAGGGGGATAGGGCTCCGCCCTGGACCCATTATAAATTCGAATACTTATTTTCAGAAAATTCTCATTTCTAAAGTCCTTATCTAATTCTTACTAACTATGAATTCTTTAACTTCTTCGCTACGTGTAGCTAAAAGGAGAGAAGAGGGCTCCGCCCTGAACTCACTTTAAATTCAAAAGCCTATTTTTAAAAAATTATCATTTCTAAAGTCCTTATCTAATCCTTACTAACTATGAAACCCTTTAACTTTTTCGCTACGTGTAGCGAAAGAGAGGGGAGGGCTCCGCCCTGGACCTATTATAAATTCGAATACTTATTTTATTGGTTAATTTTTCAACTTTAAAAATGTGTTATATAAGTTATATAAACTTTAAGGTTAGCTAAATCTAAATTAGTAAAATATTTTATCGTTGTATATTTTAATATTTTATTATCTAAAAGTCAAATTTATTGTATATAATATGTAAGATTGACAAATCTATTTTTTTAATGTATAATAAAAAAAATAATAAGTTTTAAGGAGCTATTCCTGTGAAAAGTTGTGTTTTAATTAATAATATATAC
This region of Petrotoga sp. 9PWA.NaAc.5.4 genomic DNA includes:
- a CDS encoding ATP-binding protein, whose product is METINSFSSEFIKDEQQKELILEVHRGEVHVVIFLNSPERKIFNDFLKKGEKGKIFFENKIINLEPYFALNKKVGILLDETYLLENLTIAENLLIVTLNNTNKKSFFNLKPFLRKKHIEMKSKKMLKNYEIDLDPHKKVSDISLEEKRLLMITKIFFLKPEIVVLFEPTTHLSLDSIKLVDSMIKNHKNMGKGILYITRSWEEALRIGDKISVIINGELEHTFESSVIRNNPKILLQYIVGTDNSNKDLYLFPNYQEDNQLIDSVFEATEYLTSEYELNDILNFLAENTAKATRADACEISLIDEETSTIIDKSIYKNSETIEFIPNEAEILKLIDEEKVYYFTKRDKGFERFFKLTNDICSLICVPFYIRSRLGGIIQIYYKDYHLYTEEEIKYLETIAHQTALAIHNTKLMGNSVLLKESHHRIKNNLQSIISLMSIYKMSFEKNSQKEVSEMLDDLISKIKSIAAVHDLLSKDKLGRSIINLNEMIIQIIKFMRRTKDKIEFEYDLDNIFVSYSKASAIALVVNEIVTNSLKYAFLEKDKGKISIICKQSNESISIEVSDNGKGFPKNFQITKNKGIGLSIVYSIVTKQLGGKIRTENDHGAKVYIEIPFKQDKATIFEETIEKV
- a CDS encoding carbohydrate ABC transporter permease, yielding MSERKNFNHIQYILPSLLFILLIFLIPIVYTLVISFFSWNLLRPDLGIKFVGFQNYLQALKNPFTWETIGRTFYFVIISVLLELIFGFSLALSLNTEFKGWKIVQSIILIPFMIAPVVVGFTWKFIVNNDYGPLPHLLINLGLTSITENPLLANPTTAMFMIILADVWEYTPFVTLVLLAGLKALPQEPYEAAYVDGASAIQRFFYITLPLLRSSIMVAVVIRTLTSLRVFDTIFIMTGGGPGSTTETLSFYGYRLAFQSYQMGYSSTINLISFFLAIIFTLIYMKLIGWDSNE
- a CDS encoding sugar ABC transporter substrate-binding protein, with the protein product MVKRKVFVLMLTCLLIVSSIFSQVKLVSEVGIHTEAWKTVMNDFQKETGIKATIQQFPYANYFDQLMLTFTSGRVDFDVPYISMLWYPALATAGYIYPINKLSGYEELNLEDISGIDNGWQNGNLYYIPYMNELGGIVYRTDLFNDPKEKTAFQEKYGYELAPPKTLEQYRDIAEFFYRPPELYGVTLMGQRSIFLATHFLQRLWARGGNLLDSEMKPIFNSKEGIEALQEVGEMFKYANPSAKTYVFQDALTEFTQGRSAMAEIWTTAMLYTENPETSRVVGKASFVGFPRPEELKDEKLPMLYISWGFTVSSASKNKDQALEWIKFVTDTKNEVKAAPYGNIPARFSSINDEELRAKFPWLEGFSEAMENSIPTPMVPLIPEGNAIINDYIAPAVSEYLSGSKTAERALNDAADGVYKLMKEHGYY
- a CDS encoding ANTAR domain-containing response regulator, giving the protein MKELKIVIAEDETLILMGLKSNLESLGHKVVGEASNGKELIDIVLERKPDLIIADINLPILGGLEALEIINQKMDVPSLIVSGYDDEELIQRATEIGVLGYLIKPIDESDLKAAIEIVISRFEDIKKLKEELDETKEALESRKIMERAKGIVMERLQLKEDEAMRFLQKKSRNSNKKLVEVANEIIEADKAFRLE
- the era gene encoding GTPase Era, producing MQENTFKSGFVTVAGKPNVGKSTLINALMGQKVVIVSEKPQTTRNRINCILTEDNYQIVFVDTPGIHKPLRKIGEYMLNIAVNALRGIDLILFVVDAKEGIRDSDLRAAEVINASKVPTILVINKIDQLKDRGKIQKISEELRNICGNIFESLGVSALTGENLSLLKQIIIDHLPYGPQYYPEDMITDKPSRFIISELIREKIFLLTKEEVPHSTGVVVEELKERENGVLYVRAEIYVERKSQKPIIIGKNGAMIKKIGELARKDIEELFEQKVYLDLYVRVKEKWRDNESILNNIMEYKTEFTKER
- a CDS encoding carbohydrate ABC transporter permease, producing MNKNIIIKIVSLIIVIIALIWTLYPLIWIIFSSFKAPLEQFTIPPKWIPENFTLRNYKIFFSNTEFVRTFFNSVLVTTSSTILALILGIPAAYGLARFKWKHANLLSFIILLARMTPPVVMVLPFFLISRYLNLSGTYIPIIIACSFFSVPFAIWMMQGFFSEIPESLEEAARIDGCTRFEALRKIVLPLVLPGISATSILCALISWNEFLFALVLTGQETRTLPVLVNMFVSEKNVDWGVMSAAALITVIPMILFGLLVQNNLVKGLTVGSGK
- a CDS encoding nucleoside phosphorylase, which produces MFKQDFRLPNGLENQRQYHIKCGPGDIAPIVIVPGDQGRVQSIVEKIDNPKKIAENRGLITYTGNYEGYPVSVTSTGMGGPSASIVYEELINIGAKVLIRIGSVAGLQEEIEEGDIVIPYASVRDDGASNYYVDENFPAAASPEVYLNLTLSSKELKINYKTGINWSHSCFYNRDPEYFQRWGRCRVISMDMEASALFVVSSLRGIKSGFIGICYANRFKQSKKEKVDLSVPDTARDLIKEATSNAINITLKTVKKLYQDESLETLEWKIFRK
- a CDS encoding fumarylacetoacetate hydrolase family protein, coding for MKLVRFKTNDKISFGSLEGSKIQVIHGDIFGDFEITNEEYNLSEVKLLSPCTPSKIVCVGLNYRDHAEEMKDNLPTEPIIFIKPSTAVIGPNENIKYPSMSKQVDYEAELGIVIKDKIRNLKIEEVNKHVLGYTCFNDVTARDLQKKDGQWTRAKSFDTFAPFGPAIVTNIDASNLNIQLLLNGEIKQNSNTNKLIFSIETLVSFISKIMTLLPGDIIATGTPSGVGPMKVGDKIEVRIENIGILENYVV
- a CDS encoding GntR family transcriptional regulator — protein: MFSKAGRSLFKEVLSELRKEILQLPEGYKIPSQQELCNNFGVSRTLIREVLVSLEREGLIIRKQGLGTFVVKKEGIVQTGLDYLRGVYNIISTSGRTPKLILNEFEEVKATPPISKTLKIDKNEPLIKIKRLYTADDIPVIYAETYMVVNRIPGGREAILSVLKNEKSREEEIFSFLDKYFMRPIKHAIAEIEAIEANKYLSALLKVPEKKAITLLLEVHYDENNIPLLYSLDYINTSVFKLSVFRRKI